The genomic region TAAACAATGACAGTCACGAAAATATTCACATAATTTGTAAAGTTTCATATTAAAAAAACTGTATTAGGAATGTGAAAGTCAATAGTTTATCCGCTTGGGAGGGTTGACATGGAGGGGATATGACATTTCGACAGTGCTTCTCATGGTGGCAGAATTTGTAAGCCGTGGGGGACGGGCGATAAATTTAGTTCTTTTAGGGtcggtttttcagtgctgggttaacctatttattttttggtcaccgaaatatttatggttaatcagtttttcagtactaggttagCATTTAAACCCGTTTAAGTTGACCAAGATTTTAACCGATACCCATTAGAATAGATGGTTTAACCATGATACTATAAACaacataaataattatttatagtatcatgatattggttaaaatttaaactaggttagctaaccaaaattttaaccagTTACTGAAAAACTGAGCCTTAGTTTACTATATTTTCTTACCTTAGTAATGACCTCTTCTTTTCAACCAGATCCTTTGGAAACAAAGAATCTACATATCCCTCATTCACTATAATGTTTCCAATCCGGGACAAAGCacaataccatttttattatacaaaatacaatGGTTCACAAAAGTTCCTAACCCTTGCTTGGTGAAAATcactaaaaagctatatttcatATAAATTTAAGACCGAATTATGGTGGTATTATCTTAAAAAATACTATACTTAAGAAGAAAAAGCAGCAGAGGAAGCAAAAGTTCAACTTTATAGGAATTAAAAAGGCTTGATATTAAAATCTCTTCGTAAACTATATTAATGTATTCTATCAGACAAGTTCTACCACATTGAgtatttatagcaaatttttaataatgtattaatACATTAGCACACCATTAatagtaaaattttaaataatctcttgtttttgtaaatcACACATAAAGCATACACATAAGATCGTCCCCCGCGTCGTCAGAGTGTACATAGTTAACGCTCCCAGCGGAATGAAAGCACTTTGGGTTACATGAAACCGTCAAAAAGAGAACAGCTTGTTGTAGAATAAGAAACATATCAGATATAGGAATATTAATTGATATTTGCTTTGTACTTTGACAACGGTTTCGATTTTAATAATCGATATTCAGATCGTTGTTTTCTAGATTGCAGTATTTGACAAAATTACCCTTTAGAAaactaaaattacaaaaacaaaagATCTATATACTTTGGGAATGCCATGGATCTACATAATGTGCTTTGGGGTATTCCCATCTCGGCTCACTATAATCCTTCAGTCCTTTATGATACCCCAGGTACATTTTAAACCCCCCAGGTCGGCTTGAAGATTAACAGGTAGGTattagtaggtataataataattttatcttgGAATTATAGATTAGGAAAAATTTCTTATTAACGTAGAAAAACATTCTACCCTGAATACCCCTTCCTTGAATAttgtacagaaattttgggttctttgcgaatttaagaaacagattctcttggttggaaatgttggCCGTGGAATCGATTTCGCTACTGATACATAGGATAAAGCCTGGTTAGATGTTTGAGACATATTGACTGTTTGGGTATCTGTTACGCCACTGCTCATGTAgtcaaaaacaattatttctagTTGAAGGTACACGAATGTCACTGTTTTTGCACTATGTTTTACAAAGCACGACAAAATACAGACCGCTGTTACGTGCTCGACACCTCGTAGTGGAATCAATTTATCTTTCAATCAACTACTAATTaggaaaattgttattaattaGTGTGTGAACATTATAAATTTAAAGAACAAATACGAAAATTAGCTTCAGGTGAAACAAAGTGGAGATAAGTGGAGTAAAGGATAATTGCAAAGATTTCATCAaaacaattgcaaaaaataagAATCGAATTACAACTAGTATAACCAATAATCATAATCATGATCCAGAATCAGAAAACTTATTAGAAAGACAAGTCTTGAATATGTTATAATACAATAACTTGAATATGtttttgtataatatatctatttaataaagatattgtatatagtatttttactacaaaagcgatattacgtaggtcaaaatttttgacgtaagagaactgtcaaaacattagaatgtgacttttcattattgccatgtttaatggcaataatgaaaagtcacattctaatgttttgacagttctcttacgtcaaaaattttgacctacgtaatatcgcttttgtagtaaaaatactataaatgtattttttttaatgagatgtaaaattatttgatagtaaTAATTAATATCCCATGAGCGGAGCTGGTATATTTTATTTCGGGCAGTTTTAATCTTTGCGCCGACTTGGGACATATTTAAAAGACCTACCTGTTTCTTGGGCCGAGATAGGCAGTGCCCTGTGCTTTGGGAGTTTGGTATTTGTTCGTTGATCTGATGTTTGTAAGGGATCCTAGAAGGAAGTGGAGGAGTTGGTGGACATACGCTCTTGGAAGAGGAGATTGGAAGTTGGAGATTTTGAAATTCCCTATAAAATTATATTCAACTAcagttttcatttaaaaaatggaaGACAATTACGaggtatattttttaagtaagtatcgttttgaaattaaaaaaaagtacaCAAAACGCGTTAAGACGTTATGATATGCAATTATGACGAGGTGCGCCTAACGATGTATTTTCGTCTCAAGTCGGGACTTCCCCCATCTTGTATTTGATTAGAAGCTGAAAAATTCATTCTGTAAGGTATCTGAGATACTAAAAGCTTGAACGACGATCAATTTAAGAACATTACCATAGGTGAGTAGCAAATACCCAGTAGAACTTGTAATTCAAATAAACATGGTTTATTCAGATGTAGAATATTGATATAGACAAAAAAAAGTAAAGTAATTTCACTAATTATAAACTTAAATCGCTAAAATGACGAAATTCATAATGATAACAAACGTCttcattggctctacaactccCAGTGGGTCTTGCCCTGTTCTAAAATTAGCTTCCATTCCTTCGCCTTCTAACTTCGtactgtaacgttacaaacgtcacatttttgatactttatttttaaataattattttactttattttctttaatatttcattaacaataattttcttctatttgttttaccagttttcttcgttaaaaactcgttggagccttcttttattatcctcttttattatcttctatttaatatatctcttttcatctaacatctaaatcatcatactgaacataccccgtgtattcttactctgtaaataTCTGccttaatacggaacatgcctaccTTTCTACAGTTCACGCTGTCATTTCAATTCTCAAAATGGTGGTGGTAATCTTATAAAAGGCAATTACAGAGCTGATAATAGCTATCTATTTGCAGACTTattattctcttggggtgagttttgTTCTAAGCTTTTTATAGcctacttttaattttttataattttttcttatacctaaccttcaaatgttcaaccatgtgtttggtttctatatttcatttcatctattaatatgcttttagtaaataaattttaactagtaatattcaatcttaattccatttaatttattcttgtcatctgctactctttttgattatttcttaaaagaatGGCAGACGTGGCAAAATTTGGTTTTTCTTCTtaatgattgatatgtgtctttatcttatagtttttgggaataaagaTCAGTCCTCCCTTCGGGAGCTTCAAGCCTATCACCGGTGATGCAATTTTAAGGCGAAGAATGAGACCATGACATCCAGACTACAGCACCCAACATCTTCAGCTGCAGGGATCTGAGGCCGAATATCCGCCCAGATCTataagaagtctacagcagtaccattcgacatcaagaagttaccatcgaaccagataccaaagccataagtataatctacaaattgttaagtttttggcaagaatttgaatatatttgttaatgcatttactaagtcatatttttattatatctttgtcgaataataaacatgattagtactgttttgtttgcttcattccgaattttcatagttcatttctaagattaggacaagacgaacacacaccttgagagactgagctaagctaagggtgtagcgatggctatcttggatgattgcggtaatattttcgaatattatttcaattagctggggtagtccatcgcctaattcgtttcactggcgcccaacgtggggcccgaAACGAATGAGTGATGCTTCACTTAAGCGATGTTTCATGTGCTACAGCTATGGCAGTTTGGTTTGTTTTCCTACATTCTCAATCAGCTCGGCATCTGTCAAAGCGCCCCCTATAGTTCGTTTACATCGCGGCTATGGTTAGGATTGCGCAGTAAAAGTGCGCAGCGCAACCTCACCATAATTTACGATTACTGtatagtttttttattgtttcttATTTTAAAACGGTACTTACTTCAAAAATATGCTAGTACGAATAAATACTGTTTCAAAAGATTCTTCTAACTGCTTTACCGTTAACTTATCACAATATCCAAAATTATACTTGATCTAGTTGTCTATGTATTCGAGTGCAATGGTTCTTCTGTTACATAGAATGATGTACATAACCTGTTCCTAAGTGAGATTCGATAATGGCACTACACAATGATCCATACGATGAAACCGATTCAAATTTATATAGACACTGGTTCGCTAGTTGAAGACAGAGCCATCTTAGACAATGTGGAGAGACTACGCTTTGGAAAACTGCTACCGTTACTGTTCTCCGAAAAGAGCTTCCGAAAACtagaaaagaaaaaattgtttaataccATATCGTAATCCAAGTTATCACTAGCTGTAATAATGAAAAATAATACATTGTAGCATTTAAATTTTCCTAAAGCTTAAAACTTTTGGTCAGCGCTGTACCCATAATCTTTCGTAGACAGTCATAAttgctccgtattctaattgaaaagtaagattgttttgccttcgcattgcaactgaatagaaatggtatacatttttattttatagtcgtattactccgtagagtaaccaggtgcattttccgttggaactttaccaagctgcaaacgggggatttgaattgcatagtgtagaattccttccctttgtcttcactgcagcatccatttggcttgcaaattgtagaagccttggaggtgtcaccagggaaatgtaccaataagttttcaatttaaaaatcttttagtaatatttttaatattttcaatattattaattttgctattaggattgaaaactacttcatctttcaattgccagatgacgctagtcacctaataccttcacttcggttgcaatgggtgggaaacaCTCTCGGCGCTGGTCAgttagggtatggagaacagtgcctacgttctttccgatggtATACTGGtatacatttatattttatagtcgtattactccgtagagtaaccaggtgcattttccgttggaactttaccaagctgcagacgggggatttgaattgcatagtgtagaactccttccctttgtcttcactgcagcatccatttggcttgcaaattgtagaagccttggaggtgtcaccagggaaatgtaccaataagttttcaatttaaaaatctgttagtaatatttttaatattttcaatattattaattttgctattatgattgaaaactacttcatctttcaattgccagatgacgctagtcacctaataccttcacttcggttgcaatgggtgggaaaaactctcggcGCTGGTCAgtagggtatggagaacagtgcctacgttctttccgatgaggctccaataagagccgaaaatcgcgattcagaggactggactgcgctccgtattctaattaaaaagtaagattgttttgccttcgcattggaactgaataaaaatggtatacatttttattttatagtcgtattactccgtagagtaaccaggtgcattttccgttggaactttaccaagctgcagacgggggatttgaattgcatagtatagaattccttcccttttgtcttcactgcagcatccatttggcttgcaaattgtagaagccttggaggtgtcaccagggaaatgtaccaataagttttcaatttaaaaatcttttagtaatatttttaatattttcaatattattaattttgctattaggattgaaaactacttcatcagTCATAATTGCCTAGACTACGTCTCGTTTCCATCTCCTATTATTAAAAATGTCTGGGTACACGCAGCTACACTCTTTTTTTAAACACCCatcaataatttttatattgctCTTCGATTATTAATTCGTCTGACTAAaagtattaaataaacaaacacCTCCATTGTCTTGCATTCTGATTTCTTCGCCTAGATGGCACACGACCCTAATTTATAAGTTTTTGAGTTGTAAAAAATCCACAGACTGTGGTAAGTTCCTTTTAAttcatttaaataatatttatgatataaaaaaCATATATCTCCTTCTTCACATGGTTTCCTTCGACACTCGTTTCGATGCCTGACCCTGTAGCATTTTTCTTTTGCATCTCGGATTTTTCTTCTGATttctttattgattttgttgtattcttcagtgtttttatttttctgGTTTCGTCTGTTTATTATTAGTCTCcagatttcatcagtcatccattgttgtttctTCGTTTATTAGTAGTTTTATACTGTGAACGGTCGTAGCTCAGCGGCACGTTATTGGCTTCATAATCCAGAGCGCACGAGTTCGAATCTCGGCACCAACAACGACaatttcatttataaaaatgatACGAGCCATTCACCGTACTTCGGAGGTCACGTTAAGCCGTGCGTCGGTCCCCCTGGGTTAGTGTGTATCGACATTTGCCACTTCAAATAAAGTTAAAGATGCAGTGACGCCAGAACCTGTCTGAatggatctccccggcaaaatgCCATATGCTATTATTAATAGATACTTTTGGCAATTATTTCGAATTGAGTCAGTGTTTATTTGGTTAGTCAGTTTTAGCTTTAAAAATTAGCTTAGACAAAACATAGGCCTATTAAAATTAGTTGAATTTTTTACTTAGTAtcttcttcaaaaactgttttagCAACTTTTTAAGGACTTTATACAGGTTTCAAGTAATCAAATTCTAAATATGCCATCTTATATTTTAAACACTGGATGTAAACATGAAATTATAAGTAAAAGTAGATTTAAACATATATCGTTGATTAAAAGAGTACTTACAACTTCCTAATGCCGGATTCAGTGGTTTTTTTCCAAGGAGCATCATCAGGTTCGTATGGAAGAGGACCTTGCACTGGAGCATCTTCATCCAAGGGGCTGAAAAGCAAACAAAGTTACCAGAATAACTCAACAAATATAAATTGAAACTtagcaaaaaaaaaaagaaagaaaatgaataactaattaaaataaacaaaattccaacagaaaaacaaataaacttACGGTTCATCTAAAACTGGACTAGTGTTTTGTTTTGGACCTACTACATTCTCATATATCATCTCAATTTGTTCCATTAACGGAATAAGTATTTTGATGCtatgaataaaaataaacaaaaatttaacaaaaaataaacaaaaaagtacaaaataaaaacacaaaataaaattgTTAAGTAAATATGAAATTGCAGGTATAAAGTGTTAAAAATTCTTTGGATTTATCTGTTAGTAGAAGCAGATAATAGAAATTCAAAGTATTAAAAGATTATGTTTCACATTAAGAACGGAACATTGCGCTTATgcagatcagtgttgccaaacctcACGGGCACGGGTGGCTACTCGACTaccgatatacgattcattctagtCAGTGTGGCATAGCATCGGCGCGCTTCTGTCGTCCATAAAAAATACATTGGCCTATCTAAGCCACGTTCCGGTCTTAATGCGAAACACGTATAGACATTATtatcatgattttttttatttaacctacGTTTCCTCTTTTTTCTTTGGTCGATATGTTTCCAATTCATCCTCTAAATCACTAACTTTAGCTTTAAGTTCGTTGCGTTCGTGTAAAATATCTTTTAATTCTTGCGTTGTAAATCTTGGTCTATTTGGGTCATCTAAATCGAACATCGCCATATTGCTCGGTATTGGCACATCACTCTAAAAAATGATTGcataataaacttacgtgcatagaaatcggcccacttaaaaatttggtcattttcgatgtctcatatttcctaaatttgttggccgatttaagtgattttttgaaaatgttatagtctgattctttaacaataccactgcaataatattgttgcgaAACAGGTAAACTTTCATTGTATACCatgtgtaccaatcaaactgtgttttttctcaaagttcgcatcaccctgtggaatattctagcatttataaaatactgaaattaaaccccaactatagcctcaggttttcttaaaattctggtttttgattaattcgtctatgttggataataaaaaagttaggtactttaacaactagacatgttcttcatcaatatacggtgtttctaaataagtgagacaaactttaatgggtaatgttgcatgaaaaaataatgacagttggctttataaacgtatgtccgtttcatttccgagatacgggatgttgaattttttcttacaaactgacgatttattttattgctttaaaaccggttgagatatgccaatgaaatttggtgggttttaagacgtaattaTTGCACATTTTCtgacgtacaattaagaattaaatattcaccattagcgcgcatacgtgtaatatgaccgatcatattacccgtatgcacactaacggtgaatataaaattcttaattttatgtaaaaaaatccgcaataactatctcttaaaatctaccaaatttcatttgcatatctcaactggttttaaagcaataaataaatagtcagtttgtaagaaaaattcaacatcccgtatctctgaaacgaaacatttgcggacatacgtttatcaaGACaagtgtcattattttttcatgcagaattaccccttaaagtttgtcgcacttatttaaaaataccgtgtattgatgaagaacatgtctagttgttaaagtacctaacttttttattatccaatataaacgaatgaataaaaaaacagaatgttaagaaaacctgaggctatagttgggttttaatttaagtattttataaatgctagactattccacagggtgatgcgaactttgagaaaaaaacacagtttgattggtacattcggtatacaatgaaaatttacctgtttagcaacaatattattacagtggtattgttaaacaatcaggctataacatgttcaaaaatctcttaaatcggccaacaggtttaggaaatatgagacatcaaaaatgaccaaattattaagtgggccgatttctatgcacgtaagtttagtatAAATAAGTGATATGataagtaaaaataaagtttttttcatATATCCAATCCGGAAATAGTTTTTGAAAgtatatattcaaaaaaatataaagacgATAAATATACCTTTACCAGATCTTCGTTTTCTTTTTGTGCTAGACCTAATCTTTGCCTAAGTGCTGATATGTCCCTCTGTTGATCCTGTAACTGCACTAGGAAGTCCGCCCTTTCATCACAAAGCGTTCTCACTTGATTCTGCATCGATTTATGTTTTCGTCGTAGCTCTTTACTGGAACTGGTCAATTTTTCAACTTGAGTCTTTAActggaaaatatattatttataaacataaacataaaatttGCTAGTAggatattattatacagggtgattgattagtggggtaaagctccgtagaacCGTTATAGTTAATaaatagcgataaaagttaataacaaaaattatagccaactttgagcttcatattttaaggggctatcctagtgtaataGTACAAAAATCATagacttttttgggaatttctaaattAAAAAGTACTCTACCAATTCTTTTGAAAATTTgtatgagcatttattataagaagtacatgtaaaacaattttcataaaaaaatatagaaaattaaattaattatacgccatctactggcaccgtgaaaataaaaacatagctccactgctgcagtgattgggcctaatagagatcctgaaacataaaatttcaaaattattattgaaatataatttattttctataccatcaactaggggttttttgatgggataaaaaatgtcaatttggaggtttttgaaactgaaaatgttttctctaattaaaaaaaaattcaatacttcgccatttttccaaattttaatatttttcaaaaatcctagttgatggtacaggaaataacttatatttcaataatcactttaaaattttatgtttcaggatctctattagtcccaatcactgcagcagtggggtcacgtttttattttcacggtgccagtaaaTGGGGCATAAATCgttcaatttttaatatttttttatgaaaattgttttacatgtacttctttttataataaatgctcatgtaaattttcaaaacaattggtacagtaatttttattttagaaattcccaaagaAAGTATATggatttcgtacttttacactaggatagccccttaaaattaattagaatgttacaggttgttcgataacatcgtggcagaccaaacttatgttttttttaaatggaatatcctatattttatcttatattcgaaatcttcttaattTTCACATGACAAAAATATAAAGatctgttatgttatacagggtatttaaaaagttataaccaattttctatgaaaatcgtaataagttcagctccctgtataaataaaaataagtacagCGGCAATGGTTTCTTgatgtcatatttttttatttattgtcaaaatttttaaaaatgattgacattgctaattttctttatatcgaatacagggtgagtcaaaacgcaagtacattattttctcagtaattttaaatgaaacaccctgtattttatatcactattgaaaagtaccattatcgtagtttaatttgtatacaacattccctatgtctaaatttattagttttcgagggaccagtagcgtggccacccagatcaccaaaatttaataaactggactgattttttttggggttacgttaaaaatgaaggttataaaatgcctccaacaacaagggaagagatgaaaaatataatacaaagtgtatttcgaagtgttaatttacaaatgcttcgtagtgtaagtaactcattcactcaactcattttgaacaccttatgtaattaaatatataaaatattttattaaaagtagcttttaattttttcaaaaatgttgtattttgtttatgtttttttttgtaaaattttttactgatacattattttttgttctttttaaagtagtttttaattgctTCAAAAATGTTGGATGTTGTGGttaggttttttttttgtaaaatttattactaataaattatttttctttctttatttgctatattgttacattgattaccggattgataatcagtaatattaaattatcagttttaaaaaattcagtcatggcttacttaaaatttggaaagatttaggcccctaattaataatttgctctgaaaaatgaaaatatttcgaaaactattaaatttagacatagggaatattatgaaaaaattaaagtatggtaacggtacttttcaatagtggtataaaatacagggtattccatttaaaattactgagaaaataatgtactcgcgttttgactcaccctgtattcgatataaagagaATTAGCAATATCAGCcattcttcaaaattttcagtcagtaaaaaatatggcaccaataaaccaatACTGTTGTGCTTAATTtcatttata from Diabrotica virgifera virgifera chromosome 3, PGI_DIABVI_V3a harbors:
- the LOC114326834 gene encoding RILP-like protein homolog isoform X1, whose amino-acid sequence is MPQQSHIILFNKMEDVSDLSGEVTVVDVYDIASDIGKECEKIIDQHGADAMTALMPKVINALELLENLATRNERENMLLHELQAKISQLENDKLEKAEYRKKFEKELEIIEEQWRSETKELVSMVSKLQEENRRLVKEQSPNHTPANLTPTTENDILQRLKDSVEKQRDEIRFKEKLLQEKNLDVDNLKTQVEKLTSSSKELRRKHKSMQNQVRTLCDERADFLVQLQDQQRDISALRQRLGLAQKENEDLVKSDVPIPSNMAMFDLDDPNRPRFTTQELKDILHERNELKAKVSDLEDELETYRPKKKEETIKILIPLMEQIEMIYENVVGPKQNTSPVLDEPPLDEDAPVQGPLPYEPDDAPWKKTTESGIRKFFRKLFSENSNGSSFPKRSLSTLSKMALSSTSEPVSI
- the LOC114326834 gene encoding RILP-like protein homolog isoform X2 → MPQQSHIILFNKMEDVSDLSGEVTVVDVYDIASDIGKECEKIIDQHGADAMTALMPKVINALELLENLATRNERENMLLHELQAKISQLENDKLEKAEYRKKFEKELEIIEEQWRSETKELVSMVSKLQEENRRLVKEQSPNHTPANLTPTTENDILQRLKDSVEKQRDEIRFKEKLLQEKNLDVDNLKTQVEKLTSSSKELRRKHKSMQNQVRTLCDERADFLVQLQDQQRDISALRQRLGLAQKENEDLVKSDVPIPSNMAMFDLDDPNRPRFTTQELKDILHERNELKAKVSDLEDELETYRPKKKEETPLDEDAPVQGPLPYEPDDAPWKKTTESGIRKFFRKLFSENSNGSSFPKRSLSTLSKMALSSTSEPVSI